The proteins below come from a single Psychrobacter sp. FDAARGOS_221 genomic window:
- a CDS encoding SMI1/KNR4 family protein: MNDVNNISLIEKQLNYSLPQSYKDIVKDHDALRPENDIFDFVDIYGKPDDRDVSFYSFKQNHIDGFIIEEQVNINDQDNGGIKGLVTFAFTANGDYICFDYRENPNGDNPKVVLVYHDNIIENKDGATSMVVNFVADNFEEFMSMLHD; this comes from the coding sequence TTGAATGATGTTAATAATATATCTCTGATTGAAAAACAACTTAACTATAGTTTGCCTCAATCTTATAAAGATATAGTCAAGGATCATGACGCTCTAAGACCAGAGAATGATATTTTCGATTTTGTTGATATTTATGGAAAGCCTGATGACAGAGATGTTAGTTTTTATAGTTTTAAGCAAAACCATATAGATGGTTTTATTATTGAAGAACAAGTTAATATTAATGATCAAGATAATGGAGGTATAAAAGGTTTAGTCACATTTGCATTTACTGCCAATGGTGATTATATATGTTTTGACTATCGAGAAAATCCTAACGGTGATAACCCAAAAGTTGTTTTAGTTTATCATGATAATATTATTGAAAATAAAGATGGAGCGACTTCAATGGTTGTAAATTTTGTAGCAGATAATTTTGAAGAGTTTATGAGTATGTTACATGACTAG
- a CDS encoding polymorphic toxin-type HINT domain-containing protein — protein MKLSVELRDKILELTGDRIWNLTFTLYPDGQFEIDYDYDKPDAKDLPDVNKERPETPNNNHTDTRNNGVPDPVSCSFRGDMMVKTIAGFKPIEQIQIGELVWSRNQITGLMSFNKVLQTISSIDPDTAYVTIADENGNSQTIVSDSRHPYFGNYGGDATPPKPSPEKDYLGDIQNAYWINAGDLEVGHKVLDDDGNWQTVTSVRVEQKPLNSYNLEVNIDHTFFIRGIGGLDGIWVHNKNCFDELPKNVGEPVRIDGKDVYTIKHPLDESKTVKLILNPDEAARARGQRYVEVDVKPRKGEVTIKEPNKPTNTFVSSPSRTIIAEAGQKGNWNRLLNNYDQYPNATIHTTRGQEFKIDSQGRVENVTAKLFKETNDRNGNQQVKAGGSDRLDNDHGGHLLAAMFGGPGEGINLVAMNKKFNGSGGDWGTFERRLKEARDNNQDVIVNIKPVYSGTSKRPDRFDVTYSIDGVRQKAIRLNNK, from the coding sequence ATGAAACTTAGTGTTGAGTTAAGAGATAAAATATTGGAGTTAACAGGCGATAGAATATGGAACTTGACCTTTACTCTATATCCTGATGGTCAGTTCGAAATTGACTATGATTATGATAAACCTGATGCTAAAGATTTGCCTGATGTTAACAAAGAAAGACCGGAAACACCAAATAACAACCATACAGATACGCGAAATAATGGTGTTCCTGATCCCGTTAGCTGTTCATTCCGTGGTGACATGATGGTTAAAACGATTGCGGGCTTTAAACCTATTGAGCAGATACAAATAGGTGAGTTAGTTTGGTCACGCAATCAAATAACGGGATTAATGAGTTTTAATAAAGTCCTACAGACCATCAGCAGTATCGACCCAGATACCGCTTATGTAACCATCGCAGATGAAAATGGCAACAGTCAAACCATCGTATCAGATAGCCGTCATCCTTACTTTGGCAACTATGGCGGAGACGCAACTCCACCAAAACCATCACCAGAAAAAGACTATCTAGGCGACATACAAAATGCTTACTGGATAAATGCAGGTGACTTAGAAGTTGGACACAAAGTGCTAGACGATGACGGCAACTGGCAAACCGTCACAAGTGTACGAGTAGAACAAAAACCACTCAACAGTTATAACCTAGAAGTCAATATAGATCACACCTTCTTTATCCGTGGTATTGGTGGCTTAGATGGTATTTGGGTGCATAATAAGAATTGTTTTGATGAGTTACCAAAGAATGTTGGTGAACCCGTTCGCATTGACGGTAAGGATGTTTATACCATCAAACATCCATTAGATGAATCAAAAACAGTTAAGTTAATATTGAACCCTGATGAAGCAGCCAGAGCAAGAGGTCAAAGGTATGTTGAGGTTGATGTTAAGCCTAGAAAAGGTGAGGTGACAATAAAAGAACCTAACAAACCAACCAATACGTTTGTAAGCTCTCCTTCCAGAACTATTATTGCTGAGGCGGGACAAAAAGGTAACTGGAATAGGTTATTAAATAATTATGACCAATATCCAAATGCCACTATACACACAACAAGAGGTCAAGAATTTAAAATAGACTCTCAAGGTCGAGTAGAAAATGTAACGGCAAAACTTTTTAAAGAAACCAATGACCGTAACGGCAATCAACAAGTAAAAGCAGGGGGTAGCGATAGGCTAGATAACGACCATGGCGGGCATTTATTGGCGGCCATGTTTGGAGGGCCGGGCGAAGGCATTAACTTAGTCGCTATGAACAAAAAGTTTAATGGTTCAGGCGGAGACTGGGGCACATTTGAACGCAGATTAAAGGAAGCAAGAGATAACAATCAAGATGTCATCGTCAACATTAAACCCGTTTATTCAGGCACCAGCAAACGCCCTGATAGATTTGATGTTACCTATTCAATTGATGGTGTAAGACAGAAAGCCATTAGGTTAAATAATAAATAG